A stretch of Gymnodinialimonas phycosphaerae DNA encodes these proteins:
- a CDS encoding rod shape-determining protein — protein sequence MVGFFSNLFSSDMAIDLGTANTLVYVRGRGVILNEPSVVAYQVKDGVKKALAFGEDAKLMLGRTPGSIQAIRPMRDGVIADFDVAEEMIKHFISKVHSRHTFTKPKIIVCVPHGATPVEKRAIRQSVLGAGARKAGLIAEPIAAAIGAGMPITDPTGSMVVDIGGGTTEVAVLSLADIVYARSVRVGGDRMDDAIISYLRRQHNLLIGEATAERIKTSIGTARMPDDGRGASMRIRGRDLLNGVPKETEISQAQVAEALAEPVQQICEAVMGALEATPPDLAADIVDRGVMLTGGGALLGELDLALREQTGLAISVADESLNCVALGTGKALEYENLLRHAIDYDS from the coding sequence ATGGTCGGATTTTTTAGCAACCTGTTTTCGTCCGATATGGCGATTGACCTCGGGACGGCGAACACGCTGGTTTACGTGCGCGGTCGGGGGGTCATCCTGAACGAACCGTCGGTGGTGGCCTATCAGGTCAAGGACGGCGTGAAGAAGGCACTGGCCTTTGGCGAGGACGCCAAGCTGATGCTGGGGCGGACGCCTGGATCCATTCAGGCCATCCGGCCGATGCGCGACGGGGTCATCGCGGACTTCGACGTCGCCGAAGAGATGATCAAGCACTTCATTTCCAAGGTCCATTCACGCCACACCTTCACCAAGCCCAAGATCATCGTCTGTGTGCCCCACGGCGCCACGCCCGTGGAAAAGCGCGCCATTCGGCAATCCGTTCTTGGCGCGGGCGCGCGCAAGGCGGGCCTGATTGCAGAGCCCATCGCGGCGGCGATTGGCGCGGGCATGCCGATCACGGATCCAACGGGCTCCATGGTCGTGGACATCGGCGGTGGTACGACCGAGGTGGCCGTGCTGTCCCTGGCCGATATCGTTTACGCGCGCTCTGTGCGGGTCGGCGGTGACCGGATGGACGACGCGATTATCAGTTACCTGCGCCGTCAGCATAACCTGTTGATCGGGGAAGCCACAGCAGAGCGGATCAAGACCTCCATCGGCACTGCACGCATGCCCGACGACGGGCGCGGTGCCTCGATGCGCATTCGCGGGCGCGACCTGCTGAACGGGGTGCCCAAAGAGACCGAGATCAGCCAGGCCCAGGTGGCCGAAGCCCTGGCCGAGCCGGTGCAGCAGATATGCGAGGCCGTCATGGGCGCGCTGGAAGCCACCCCGCCCGATCTGGCGGCGGACATCGTGGACCGTGGCGTCATGCTGACGGGCGGTGGCGCGCTTCTGGGAGAGCTGGATCTGGCGCTACGCGAGCAGACGGGCCTTGCCATCAGCGTGGCGGACGAAAGCCTGAACTGCGTGGCTCTCGGCACCGGCAAGGCGTTGGAGTATGAGAATCTGCTCCGCCATGCGATTGATTACGACAGCTAA